One genomic segment of Panicum virgatum strain AP13 chromosome 2N, P.virgatum_v5, whole genome shotgun sequence includes these proteins:
- the LOC120661206 gene encoding uncharacterized protein LOC120661206 has translation MAPDWSSLPGDLINRVAERLLATDDLDYYMDFRAVCRSWRSSTTDPRSNPRDPRFLPRQWVMLDDDEVHQETDARLFVNVATGRFVRRDLPLLRRYFVISGAAGGSIVLAKIAFPHAARVLNPFTGSLLRFEAPMPYQMMAAAPVIIGSSPPTLVLISEYAESGSITCADPDSERFIEFKEERYIYPPIKLAVRGAIYVAAHEGGSLPSLLVPTVNKILDVASKPIRDYFPGPEATENRCFFVESAGEMLMVFKMPHRIEVFKFDARIDKLEPLKDLGCRALFVGDRRCLAVDAEKLPSVEANCIYYVFVDDEEPWYEYPTALYKIYSLKDEIEVWSSEVMDSPKGSPPFTVVQLLCSYTLDARGSELMNSPKTRLARLEEFLAYDSKSEYN, from the coding sequence ATGGCGCCGGATTGGTCGTCGCTCCCGGGGGACCTCATCAACCGCGTCGCCGAACGCCTCCTGGCCACCGACGACCTCGACTACTACATGGACTTCCGCGCCGTCTGCCGCAGCTGGCGCTCCTCCACGACCGACCCAAGGAGCAACCCGCGTGACCCGCGCTTCCTGCCGCGCCAGTGGGTCAtgctcgacgacgacgaggtcCACCAGGAGACCGATGCGCGCCTCTTCGTCAACGTCGCCACCGGCCGCTTCGTCCGCAGGGACCTGCCACTGCTCCGCAGGTATTTCGTCATctctggcgccgccggcggctcgATCGTTCTCGCCAAGATAGCCTTCCCGCACGCTGCCCGCGTCCTCAACCCTTTCACGGGCTCCTTGCTCCGGTTCGAGGCGCCTATGCCTTACCAGATGATGGCCGCTGCTCCAGTCATCATCGGCTCTTCGCCGCCGACGCTCGTCCTGATCTCCGAGTATGCGGAATCTGGTTCGATCACATGTGCTGATCCTGACAGCGAACGTTTCATCGAGTTCAAGGAAGAACGCTACATTTATCCTCCAATCAAGTTGGCCGTCCGAGGCGCCATATACGTTGCCGCACATGAGGGTGGATCGTTGCCGTCGCTTCTTGTTCCTACGGTCAACAAGATCCTTGATGTAGCATCTAAGCCGATCAGGGACTATTTTCCTGGACCAGAAGCAACCGAGAACCGTTGCTTCTTTGTAGAATCTGCAGGAGAAATGCTGATGGTCTTCAAGATGCCTCATCGTATCGAGGTCTTCAAGTTCGACGCCAGGATCGATAAGCTCGAACCATTGAAGGATTTGGGCTGTCGTGCCCTCTTCGTAGGGGATCGCAGGTGCCTGGCTGTCGATGCTGAAAAGCTCCCTTCTGTTGAAGCCAACTGCATCTACTACGTCTTCGTCGATGACGAAGAACCATGGTACGAGTACCCGACAGCCTTGTACAAGATCTACAGCCTCAAGGATGAGATTGAAGTGTGGTCCAGTGAAGTCATGGACTCCCCGAAGGGTTCTCCACCTTTCACGGTCGTTCAGCTCCTCTGCAGCTACACCTTGGACGCCCGGGGCTCTGAACTTATGAACTCCCCGAAGACGCGTCTTGCTCGCCTGGAGGAATTTCTTGCCTATGATTCCAAATCAGAATATAATTGA